From the genome of Gilliamella sp. wkB7, one region includes:
- the rnm gene encoding RNase RNM, with translation MIVDLHSHTTASDGILTPSELVKRAADNQISMLAITDHDTIKGLLEAKNTIERDNLPVKLIYGVEVSTIWKNNEIHIVGLNIDIENSPLLELLSAQEQGRIDRAMSIDQKLAKVSIDNAYQQAQQFSKGDIVSRAHFARFLVANGHVKDVKQAFKKYLGKSGYAYVPAKCCSISDAVNAIHAAGGQAVLAHPSRYDLTLTKLKTLIGEFKEYGGDAMEVSQSRQTQDDLQRLAKLANEFGLLASQGSDFHDLVNYLDLGKTTPLPASVTPIWHNWND, from the coding sequence GTGATCGTTGATTTACATTCGCATACAACTGCGTCAGATGGCATATTGACACCTAGTGAACTGGTCAAAAGAGCAGCTGATAATCAAATCAGTATGTTAGCAATTACCGATCATGATACTATCAAAGGTCTGTTAGAAGCAAAAAACACGATAGAACGTGACAATTTACCCGTTAAATTAATTTATGGCGTTGAAGTGTCAACAATTTGGAAGAATAATGAAATTCATATTGTTGGATTAAATATCGATATTGAAAATTCACCGTTGCTTGAATTGTTATCAGCCCAGGAACAAGGTCGAATTGATAGAGCAATGAGCATTGATCAAAAATTGGCGAAAGTCAGCATTGATAATGCATATCAACAAGCACAACAATTTTCGAAAGGTGATATTGTATCACGTGCCCATTTTGCCCGTTTTTTAGTTGCCAATGGCCATGTTAAAGATGTTAAACAAGCATTTAAAAAATATTTAGGCAAAAGTGGTTATGCTTATGTGCCTGCAAAATGTTGCTCTATTAGTGATGCGGTTAATGCTATTCATGCAGCAGGTGGGCAAGCAGTACTTGCTCATCCTAGTCGTTATGATTTAACGTTAACTAAATTAAAAACATTAATTGGTGAATTTAAAGAATATGGTGGTGATGCAATGGAAGTATCACAAAGCCGACAAACACAAGATGATTTACAACGATTGGCAAAATTAGCTAATGAATTCGGATTATTGGCATCTCAAGGTTCCGATTTTCATGATTTGGTTAATTATCTTGATTTAGGTAAAACCACGCCTTTACCAGCCAGTGTGACACCAATCTGGCATAATTGGAATGACTAA
- a CDS encoding OprD family outer membrane porin, translated as MNHYNRLNIPRSLSCLTKLILSLTVLTSVTPVYAAYESNFVDDSSLTGNIFFWNRDRERKNIDEHKYEKNLRHSSFNTNLDFKSGYIADRFAIELGGYGAWEVSNGGNGHPNEIGFSGANTRWGEDWKKDVSGLSFYKALVNFKLDDKFWLRAGYIQPSGQTLLAPHWSLLPGTYRGVEFGTLLDFDDAGALSMSYMWTDKYKAPWYKRLYEFKQWGKGKKIDYLHSAGLKYDFKNDFVIESAFGQAQNYMNQFFGKASYKTDVFNNPLTMSYQFYGAKDQSHKGKNVYDGLAWLQAATLGYQMGPVGLRLEGVVVKAEGEQGFFLQRMTPDYASSNGRLDIWWNSRSDFNANGEKALFAEITYDLGDLSNYLTGWRTGASYAYGWDAKPSTNKQFNQKKRLIESAYNFDLGYTVQNGWIKDTSLQLHFTKYNNHTNIPSWGGGYGNIFQDERDIKFIVTVPFTVFNAKQK; from the coding sequence ATGAACCACTACAATAGATTAAACATTCCTCGTTCTTTGAGTTGTTTGACTAAACTCATCCTTTCTTTGACAGTGTTAACCAGTGTTACGCCCGTTTATGCTGCTTATGAAAGTAATTTTGTTGATGATTCGTCACTCACTGGCAATATATTTTTCTGGAACCGTGATCGTGAAAGAAAAAATATCGACGAACATAAATATGAAAAAAACCTTAGGCACTCATCATTTAACACAAATTTAGATTTTAAGTCTGGTTATATTGCTGATAGATTTGCGATTGAATTAGGCGGTTATGGCGCTTGGGAAGTGAGTAACGGTGGTAATGGACATCCTAATGAAATCGGTTTTAGTGGCGCCAATACTCGATGGGGTGAAGATTGGAAAAAAGATGTCAGTGGACTAAGTTTTTATAAAGCATTAGTTAATTTTAAACTCGACGATAAATTTTGGCTCAGAGCAGGGTATATCCAACCATCAGGTCAAACTTTACTTGCTCCACATTGGAGTTTATTACCGGGCACTTATCGAGGCGTAGAGTTTGGTACTTTGCTTGATTTCGATGATGCGGGTGCGTTATCTATGTCTTATATGTGGACAGATAAATATAAAGCACCTTGGTATAAACGACTTTATGAATTTAAACAATGGGGAAAAGGGAAAAAAATTGATTACCTCCATTCTGCTGGTTTGAAATATGACTTTAAAAACGATTTTGTAATAGAAAGTGCTTTCGGTCAGGCGCAAAATTATATGAACCAATTTTTTGGTAAAGCCTCATATAAAACAGATGTATTTAATAACCCACTGACTATGAGCTACCAATTTTATGGTGCTAAAGATCAGTCTCACAAAGGTAAAAATGTTTATGATGGCTTAGCATGGTTGCAGGCCGCTACTTTAGGTTATCAAATGGGGCCTGTTGGTTTACGCCTCGAAGGTGTTGTTGTTAAAGCAGAAGGGGAGCAAGGATTCTTTTTGCAACGTATGACGCCTGATTATGCTTCTTCAAATGGTCGATTAGATATCTGGTGGAATTCTCGTTCTGACTTTAATGCCAATGGTGAAAAAGCGCTATTTGCAGAAATCACTTATGATTTAGGGGATTTATCAAATTACTTAACAGGATGGAGAACAGGTGCTTCTTATGCTTATGGTTGGGATGCAAAACCAAGCACAAACAAACAATTTAATCAGAAAAAACGTTTAATTGAATCAGCATATAACTTTGATTTAGGTTATACCGTACAAAATGGTTGGATAAAAGATACCTCTTTGCAACTTCATTTTACCAAATATAACAATCACACCAATATCCCAAGTTGGGGAGGTGGATATGGTAATATCTTCCAAGATGAACGCGATATCAAATTTATTGTTACTGTACCTTTCACCGTTTTCAATGCTAAACAAAAATAG
- the rluB gene encoding 23S rRNA pseudouridine(2605) synthase RluB has translation MKNIKDNTEKLQKVLANLGNGSRREIEAMIAAGKISVNGKIANLGDRVDVSANPKIRINGHLIQLRSKEKEICRVLAYYKPEGEICSRNDPQGRATVFERLPRLKNARWINIGRLDINTSGLLLFTTDGELANRLMHPRHEIEREYAVRVFGNITDQQINQLRKGVQLEDGPASFNSIKAQGGDGLNQWFNVVITEGRNREVRRMWEAIDVQVSRLLRIRYGNINLPKGLSRGTWMELGIDSVNYLRELVGLPAEVKSFTKTTSSSDKKTVRPKRIKLNNPSKSPRRATAKKPTRK, from the coding sequence ATGAAAAACATAAAAGATAATACTGAAAAATTACAAAAGGTACTAGCCAATTTAGGCAATGGTTCACGGCGTGAGATTGAAGCCATGATAGCGGCAGGGAAGATCAGCGTTAACGGTAAAATTGCCAATTTAGGCGATCGTGTCGATGTCAGTGCTAATCCCAAAATTCGCATCAATGGGCATTTAATTCAACTAAGAAGTAAAGAAAAAGAGATCTGCCGAGTTCTGGCTTATTATAAACCAGAGGGTGAAATTTGTTCACGTAATGATCCTCAAGGTCGAGCGACGGTATTTGAACGATTGCCACGTTTAAAAAATGCACGTTGGATCAATATTGGTCGTTTAGACATCAATACGTCAGGACTATTGTTATTTACTACCGATGGTGAATTGGCTAACCGTTTAATGCACCCAAGACATGAAATCGAACGTGAATATGCTGTGCGAGTGTTTGGTAATATTACCGATCAGCAAATTAATCAATTGCGCAAAGGTGTACAACTGGAAGACGGTCCTGCTTCATTTAATTCAATTAAAGCACAAGGTGGTGATGGTCTTAACCAATGGTTTAATGTTGTTATAACCGAAGGTCGTAATCGAGAAGTGCGTAGAATGTGGGAAGCAATAGATGTACAAGTAAGCCGCTTATTGCGTATTCGTTATGGCAACATCAACTTACCAAAAGGCTTATCACGCGGTACATGGATGGAACTAGGTATTGATTCTGTCAACTATTTACGTGAACTTGTTGGCTTACCAGCAGAAGTTAAAAGTTTTACTAAAACAACTTCATCATCGGACAAAAAAACGGTTAGACCAAAACGTATCAAATTGAATAATCCCTCTAAATCACCTCGTCGTGCTACGGCTAAAAAACCTACTCGAAAATAG
- the rraB gene encoding ribonuclease E inhibitor RraB codes for MKDQIMLAQQDTNAIIEELLEDGSDPHALYIIEHHISSQNFDLLEKVAVEAYKLGYEATDPDEDVDDTGNVVIGFDIVAESPLNAELINAQIAEIITLTNQFGVNYDGWGTYFEDGSDDFNEVDNMETLH; via the coding sequence ATGAAAGATCAAATTATGCTTGCTCAACAAGATACTAACGCTATTATTGAAGAACTATTAGAAGATGGTAGTGATCCTCATGCGCTTTATATTATTGAACATCATATCTCATCACAAAATTTTGATCTACTTGAAAAAGTCGCCGTAGAAGCTTATAAATTGGGTTATGAAGCTACCGACCCTGATGAAGATGTAGATGATACTGGCAATGTTGTTATCGGGTTTGATATTGTGGCTGAAAGTCCACTTAATGCAGAATTAATTAATGCCCAAATAGCGGAAATCATCACATTAACTAACCAATTTGGTGTCAATTATGATGGTTGGGGAACCTATTTTGAAGATGGCAGTGATGATTTTAATGAAGTTGATAATATGGAAACACTTCATTAA
- a CDS encoding helix-turn-helix transcriptional regulator, which produces MILLQKDRISAKVLSEKLDVSLRTIYRDIQVIERAGIPIITYAGSQGGISILKDYKISKGLFTKDDVTVLLKGLNLLSSPILSENEKFHTHEKIKSFLSQEELNDLGNELNQLAVDLSPWFLKQNINNKIAIIKVALSQQLLLSFDYVKIKHDAISRLIEPYQLLFKEKEWYLQGYCLNRNDFRLFKLSKMSNVHKTDINFTKRSIPDMVSLFKRDMKTKVFKIKLLIDSSILERILDYCDEKDINPFNDDKYLVDFDFIEDDYSYGILMSFGHQCLCLEPEHVRQELIQRTEKLRRLYNEEKI; this is translated from the coding sequence ATGATACTACTTCAAAAAGATAGAATAAGCGCTAAAGTATTATCGGAAAAATTAGATGTATCATTGCGAACTATTTATCGAGATATACAAGTTATTGAGCGTGCTGGAATTCCGATCATCACATATGCAGGAAGTCAGGGCGGAATCAGTATTTTAAAAGATTATAAAATCAGTAAAGGTCTATTTACTAAAGATGATGTGACTGTTCTTTTAAAAGGTCTGAATTTATTATCTTCTCCAATTTTAAGTGAAAATGAAAAATTCCATACTCACGAAAAAATTAAAAGCTTTTTGTCTCAGGAAGAACTTAATGATTTAGGCAATGAACTGAATCAGCTTGCTGTAGATTTATCGCCTTGGTTTTTAAAACAAAACATTAATAATAAAATAGCTATTATTAAAGTGGCGTTAAGTCAGCAATTACTTTTATCGTTTGATTATGTAAAAATTAAACATGATGCGATTTCTCGATTAATTGAGCCTTACCAACTACTATTTAAAGAAAAAGAGTGGTACTTACAAGGTTATTGTTTAAATAGAAATGATTTTCGCCTATTTAAATTATCTAAAATGTCTAACGTTCATAAAACAGACATTAATTTTACCAAAAGATCGATTCCAGACATGGTTTCTTTATTTAAACGTGATATGAAAACAAAAGTCTTTAAAATAAAATTATTAATTGATAGCTCTATCTTAGAACGCATTTTAGATTATTGTGATGAGAAAGATATAAATCCATTCAATGATGATAAATATCTAGTCGATTTTGATTTTATCGAAGATGATTATAGTTACGGTATATTAATGAGTTTTGGGCATCAATGCCTCTGTTTAGAGCCTGAACACGTCCGTCAAGAACTAATCCAACGAACCGAAAAACTTAGGCGATTATATAACGAAGAAAAAATTTGA
- a CDS encoding VOC family protein produces the protein MFKPNSVIIYVKNIDISTDFYTKILEQNPIETYPGFAVFSLKDDFILGLQQADQITPRAPNYYGGFELSFSDVTKDKVDEIYSLWKKLNVKIELEPQMLDFGYTCVGNDPDGHRLRVCATDTSKFE, from the coding sequence ATGTTTAAACCAAATAGCGTTATTATCTATGTTAAAAACATCGATATTAGTACCGATTTTTACACAAAAATACTTGAACAAAATCCTATTGAAACCTATCCAGGATTTGCAGTTTTTTCATTAAAAGACGATTTTATTTTAGGATTACAACAAGCCGATCAAATCACACCTAGAGCGCCGAATTATTATGGCGGTTTTGAGCTCTCTTTTAGTGATGTAACAAAAGATAAGGTAGACGAAATTTATTCATTATGGAAAAAGTTGAACGTAAAAATAGAACTTGAACCTCAAATGCTTGATTTTGGATATACATGTGTTGGCAATGATCCAGATGGCCATCGCCTTAGAGTTTGTGCAACTGATACTTCAAAGTTTGAATAG
- a CDS encoding L-threonylcarbamoyladenylate synthase: MSQTFYIHPDNPQTRLLDQIVKILNDGGVIAFPTDSGYSLGCLLDNKYGVDRICQIRQLDKYHNFTLMCRDLSELSSYAFVDNTTFRLLKNNTPGKYVFILQASKEVPRRLMNEKRKTIGLRIPDNKIDLALLELLGQPLMTTTLILPNEDEAQSDPEEIEDKIGHQIDAIVHGGYIGPQPTTVIDLTNDYPDIIRQGSGDISPFI, translated from the coding sequence ATGAGCCAAACTTTTTATATTCATCCTGATAATCCACAAACAAGATTATTAGATCAAATTGTCAAAATTTTAAATGATGGTGGCGTTATCGCTTTTCCGACAGATTCAGGTTATTCACTAGGCTGCTTGCTCGATAATAAGTATGGTGTTGATCGTATTTGCCAAATTCGCCAGCTTGATAAATATCACAACTTTACTTTAATGTGTCGCGATCTTTCGGAACTATCATCTTACGCTTTTGTTGATAACACGACTTTCCGACTCTTGAAGAATAATACCCCGGGTAAATATGTCTTTATTTTGCAAGCCAGCAAAGAAGTACCTCGTCGATTAATGAATGAAAAACGTAAAACCATTGGTTTACGTATTCCTGATAATAAAATTGATTTAGCATTACTTGAATTGTTAGGGCAACCATTAATGACAACCACATTAATTTTACCTAATGAAGATGAAGCCCAATCCGATCCTGAAGAGATTGAAGATAAAATTGGTCATCAAATTGATGCTATTGTGCATGGCGGATACATTGGTCCGCAACCTACAACAGTAATCGACTTAACTAATGACTATCCAGATATTATTCGTCAAGGCAGTGGTGATATAAGCCCGTTTATTTAA
- a CDS encoding DUF3592 domain-containing protein, protein MKYKIIIPFALVGIFFYLLSALWAYLQIGFINESDSTIGYVTNFKYEYSLFRDRYNHHGLIYYPIVTFTDKNEKKRIFTSSLGSSPSPYDLGQQVKVLYNDSTAKISDFRTLWSGIIFIAFMGTIFSAIGFYLPYFLAKHSENYRINLLNSKRHKRKHKYKIHRKNKRK, encoded by the coding sequence ATGAAATATAAAATTATTATACCTTTTGCTTTGGTAGGTATATTTTTCTATTTGTTAAGTGCTTTGTGGGCTTACCTACAAATTGGTTTTATTAATGAATCAGACTCAACAATAGGTTATGTTACAAATTTTAAATATGAATATAGTCTTTTTAGAGACCGATATAATCATCATGGTTTAATTTATTATCCTATTGTTACTTTTACTGATAAAAATGAAAAAAAGAGAATCTTCACTTCATCACTTGGGTCTAGTCCCAGTCCTTATGATCTAGGTCAACAGGTGAAAGTTCTTTATAATGATAGCACAGCTAAAATATCGGATTTTAGGACACTTTGGTCTGGTATAATTTTTATCGCTTTTATGGGAACGATATTTAGTGCAATTGGATTTTATCTGCCTTATTTTTTGGCAAAACATTCTGAAAATTATAGAATTAATCTTTTAAACAGCAAACGACATAAACGCAAACACAAATATAAAATACATCGAAAGAATAAACGTAAATAA
- a CDS encoding beta-N-acetylhexosaminidase, protein MKKFKSAIIATSIATLLSMGATQSASASQKIVDTMSSQLRLNYQIVDNDAVNHGVDCAALGADWASCNKVTLTLKNTGPAITDKDWAIYFHNIRMILAVNNDQFKITHVTGDLHKLEPTEKFENIPANAVVTIPIIGEYWQISESDVMPRWYVTSSKAEPKVIANTDTDSDNLSAFVKPLGEQWKISPNDHNILMTPENRYQRNKDIQEINEELLKGQILPTPSKLTVGKETITLNENGVNLVLNHLSKESKSVLEEHFRKLEIAVSSKGFNINASIDKSAFEKGVKGSYKLEITPQGATILAFDESGIFYGVESILSVIHAKSPQVIPTLSAEDAPRFEYRGMMLDTGRNFKSKEAVLQLLDTMSKYKMNKFHFHLSDDEGWRIEIPGLPELTEFGSKRCHDLSETKCLLPQLGSGPNSNNSGSGYFTRNDYIEIVKYANARFIEVIPEIDMPAHARAAIMSMEVRYQRLMNKGKEQQANEYRLVDPTDTSNTTTVQFYNRQSYLNPCLDSSKKFVNKVISEIAKMHAEAKQPISTWHFGGDEAKNIHFGNGYQDINAAQKEAGKGLIDQSIEDHPWAKSQACQTFVNKGIVKNIEHLPSHFAVEVSKIIKNNGINRMQVWQDGVKFATDAKSFATDEVIVNFWDSLYWGGYDSVNEFANKGYKVIVSNPDYVYLDMPYEVNPKESGYYWASRFNDERKIFSFAPDNLPQNAETSYDRNGDAFAAKGTMNWPGAYGLSAQIWTENIRTDDKMAYMAYPRLLSVAERAWHKADWETNYQKDRQFQQGETHYVDQQKLFNDWNQFANLIGQRELAKLDAASINYRLPVPGAKIENGKLIANIVFPGLSIEYSIDKGNQWQRYQGPTAIKKGESVIIRSVSPNKQRTSRIEIVK, encoded by the coding sequence ATGAAAAAGTTTAAATCAGCTATTATTGCTACCTCCATAGCAACATTATTAAGTATGGGAGCAACACAATCAGCTAGTGCTTCACAAAAAATTGTTGATACCATGAGTTCACAATTACGCCTAAATTATCAAATCGTGGATAATGATGCTGTAAATCATGGGGTAGATTGTGCGGCATTGGGTGCAGATTGGGCATCATGTAACAAAGTGACCTTAACTCTTAAAAATACCGGGCCTGCGATTACTGACAAAGATTGGGCAATCTATTTTCATAATATTCGAATGATTTTAGCGGTAAACAATGATCAATTTAAAATTACCCATGTCACTGGTGACCTACACAAGCTTGAACCAACGGAGAAATTCGAAAATATTCCCGCAAATGCTGTTGTGACTATTCCAATCATTGGTGAATATTGGCAAATCAGTGAAAGTGATGTTATGCCTAGATGGTATGTTACCTCATCAAAAGCTGAACCAAAAGTGATTGCCAATACCGATACCGATTCTGATAATCTCTCTGCATTTGTAAAACCATTAGGTGAACAATGGAAAATCTCTCCAAATGATCATAATATTTTAATGACGCCTGAAAATCGTTATCAACGTAACAAAGATATACAAGAAATTAACGAAGAGTTGTTAAAAGGGCAAATTTTACCGACTCCATCCAAACTTACTGTTGGTAAAGAGACGATTACCCTAAATGAAAATGGTGTTAATTTAGTGCTTAATCACTTATCAAAAGAGAGTAAATCAGTATTAGAGGAACATTTTAGAAAATTAGAGATTGCTGTTAGCAGTAAAGGTTTTAATATTAATGCTTCAATTGATAAAAGTGCATTTGAAAAAGGTGTAAAAGGTAGTTATAAATTAGAGATAACACCTCAAGGAGCAACCATTTTAGCCTTTGATGAAAGCGGAATTTTTTATGGTGTAGAATCGATATTATCAGTAATACATGCCAAAAGCCCTCAAGTTATACCTACACTTTCAGCCGAGGATGCTCCTAGATTTGAATATCGAGGAATGATGTTAGATACCGGTCGAAACTTTAAAAGTAAAGAAGCGGTATTACAGTTACTTGATACGATGTCAAAATATAAAATGAATAAATTTCATTTCCATTTAAGTGACGATGAAGGTTGGCGAATTGAAATTCCGGGTTTACCTGAATTGACCGAGTTTGGAAGCAAACGCTGTCATGATTTAAGTGAGACAAAATGCTTATTACCACAACTCGGATCGGGTCCAAATAGCAACAATAGTGGCAGTGGATACTTTACACGAAATGATTATATTGAAATAGTGAAGTATGCAAATGCTCGATTTATTGAAGTCATCCCAGAAATAGATATGCCTGCACATGCTAGAGCGGCGATTATGTCGATGGAAGTGAGATATCAACGCCTAATGAATAAAGGTAAAGAACAACAAGCTAATGAATATCGATTAGTCGATCCAACCGATACATCAAATACGACCACAGTACAATTTTACAATCGACAAAGTTATCTTAATCCGTGTTTAGATTCTTCGAAAAAATTTGTAAATAAAGTCATTAGTGAAATAGCCAAAATGCATGCTGAAGCTAAACAACCAATTTCAACTTGGCATTTTGGTGGTGATGAAGCGAAAAATATTCATTTTGGTAATGGCTACCAAGATATTAATGCGGCTCAAAAAGAGGCGGGTAAAGGTTTAATTGATCAAAGTATTGAAGATCATCCATGGGCAAAATCACAAGCTTGCCAAACCTTTGTTAACAAAGGGATTGTTAAAAACATTGAGCATCTACCAAGTCATTTTGCTGTCGAAGTGAGTAAAATCATTAAAAACAACGGAATTAATCGCATGCAAGTATGGCAAGATGGCGTAAAATTTGCGACCGATGCTAAATCTTTTGCCACCGATGAAGTGATTGTCAATTTCTGGGATAGTTTGTATTGGGGGGGATATGATTCAGTAAATGAATTCGCCAATAAAGGCTATAAAGTTATTGTATCCAACCCTGATTATGTCTATTTAGATATGCCTTACGAAGTTAATCCAAAAGAAAGTGGTTACTATTGGGCTTCTCGTTTCAATGATGAACGCAAAATATTCAGTTTTGCGCCCGATAACTTACCACAAAATGCAGAAACATCGTATGATCGTAACGGTGATGCATTTGCTGCAAAAGGCACCATGAATTGGCCGGGCGCATACGGATTATCCGCTCAAATTTGGACTGAAAATATTCGAACAGATGATAAAATGGCTTACATGGCTTACCCTCGATTGCTCAGTGTTGCAGAGCGTGCATGGCATAAAGCCGATTGGGAGACAAATTATCAAAAAGATCGTCAATTCCAACAAGGCGAAACCCATTATGTTGATCAGCAAAAGCTTTTCAATGATTGGAATCAATTTGCCAATTTAATCGGTCAACGAGAATTAGCTAAATTAGATGCAGCTTCAATTAATTATCGTCTACCTGTCCCAGGTGCGAAGATTGAAAATGGTAAATTGATCGCGAACATCGTCTTCCCTGGTTTAAGTATTGAATATTCAATTGATAAAGGTAATCAGTGGCAACGCTATCAAGGTCCTACTGCCATTAAGAAAGGTGAAAGTGTCATCATTCGTAGCGTCTCGCCAAATAAACAAAGGACCAGTCGCATTGAAATCGTGAAATAA
- the kdsA gene encoding 3-deoxy-8-phosphooctulonate synthase, which produces MKQKRVNVGDITVANDLPFVLFGGMNVLESRDLAMKVCEHYVTVTDKLNIPYIFKASFDKANRSSIHSYRGPGLEEGLKIFQELKQQFGIKIITDVHTEEQCQPVADVVDVIQLPAFLARQTDLVVAMAKTGAVINVKKPQFVSPGQMGNIVEKFEEAGNNKVILCDRGSCFGYDNLVVDMLGFNIMKKASKGSPVIFDVTHALQCRDPMGAASGGRRGQVTELARSGMAVGIAGLFLESHPDPNHAKCDGPSALPLAKLEPFLKQMKAIDELVKSFEEIDTES; this is translated from the coding sequence ATGAAACAAAAAAGAGTAAACGTCGGTGATATTACCGTAGCTAATGATCTACCATTTGTGTTATTTGGTGGTATGAACGTACTTGAATCACGTGATTTGGCTATGAAAGTTTGTGAACATTATGTCACTGTAACGGATAAATTAAATATCCCTTATATTTTCAAAGCATCTTTTGACAAAGCTAATCGCTCATCAATTCACTCGTATCGTGGACCCGGTTTAGAAGAAGGGTTAAAAATCTTCCAAGAGCTTAAACAGCAGTTTGGCATAAAAATCATTACTGATGTTCACACTGAAGAGCAATGTCAACCCGTTGCTGATGTTGTTGATGTCATTCAATTACCAGCCTTTTTAGCCAGACAAACTGATTTAGTTGTTGCAATGGCAAAAACAGGTGCAGTGATTAATGTTAAAAAACCACAATTTGTCAGTCCTGGTCAAATGGGAAATATTGTGGAAAAATTTGAAGAAGCGGGTAACAACAAAGTGATTCTTTGTGATCGTGGTAGTTGTTTTGGTTATGACAATTTAGTTGTTGATATGCTTGGTTTTAATATCATGAAAAAAGCCAGCAAAGGCTCGCCAGTGATTTTTGATGTCACTCATGCTCTCCAATGTCGTGACCCTATGGGTGCAGCCTCTGGCGGACGACGAGGTCAAGTGACTGAACTTGCCCGTTCAGGTATGGCGGTAGGTATAGCAGGACTATTTTTAGAATCACATCCTGATCCAAATCACGCAAAATGTGATGGTCCGTCAGCATTACCATTAGCGAAACTGGAACCCTTCTTAAAACAGATGAAAGCGATTGATGAACTTGTAAAAAGTTTCGAAGAAATTGATACTGAAAGTTAA